A single window of Leptospira semungkisensis DNA harbors:
- a CDS encoding PIN/TRAM domain-containing protein encodes MAYFYKGLTAIVLSSVSFFVTQKQTQELVFAGSSAGLVLVISLVLLFGESKLFPKLRGDVIFCVGVGTLIGFGVAWFLGTVIRFEELNLALYLILGLFGARAGKSFAKDPGLSVFGGGGGGPTSLVDPFGVASINKDEVRDKILDTSVVIDGRILDIADTHFIDGPLILPNFVLREIQLISDSSDPIKRARGRRGLEMLNKLQRKGSIEVKITYKDYSDTREVDAKLIKLARDTGGKIVTNDFNLNKVAELQGVKVLNLNTLANALKPVVLPGEELGIQVIKEGKDENQGIGYLEDGTMVVIENGGHLVGKEVKVTVTSIIQTAAGKMIFTKANGNGGGGSEKGDRSNEKENRGNKGGDREDRNRYDRQDRGGEDRGNRKDFQNKNQNRGNYQDRSDRGDDFGNRKDFQDQQQQQ; translated from the coding sequence ATGGCATATTTCTATAAAGGCTTAACAGCCATCGTACTCTCCTCGGTGTCGTTCTTTGTAACGCAGAAACAAACTCAGGAGCTAGTATTTGCAGGCTCTAGTGCGGGGCTTGTACTCGTAATTTCTCTCGTACTTTTGTTCGGTGAAAGCAAACTATTCCCTAAGCTTCGTGGAGATGTTATTTTCTGCGTAGGCGTTGGGACCCTGATCGGTTTCGGAGTTGCATGGTTTTTAGGAACTGTGATCCGTTTTGAAGAACTAAACCTAGCATTGTATTTGATCTTGGGACTCTTTGGCGCACGCGCCGGAAAGTCATTCGCAAAGGATCCCGGCCTTTCTGTTTTTGGCGGAGGCGGTGGAGGTCCTACTTCGTTAGTCGATCCATTTGGCGTCGCTTCTATCAACAAAGACGAAGTTAGGGACAAGATCCTAGACACTTCTGTGGTTATCGATGGAAGAATATTAGATATTGCTGATACGCATTTTATCGATGGTCCTCTCATTCTTCCCAACTTCGTGTTGAGAGAGATCCAGTTGATCAGCGATTCTTCTGATCCGATCAAGAGAGCAAGGGGCCGCAGAGGTTTGGAGATGTTGAACAAGCTCCAAAGAAAAGGCTCTATCGAAGTAAAGATCACTTATAAAGACTATTCCGACACGAGAGAAGTGGACGCGAAATTGATCAAACTCGCTAGGGACACCGGCGGTAAGATCGTAACCAACGATTTTAATTTGAACAAGGTAGCGGAACTCCAAGGCGTGAAGGTGCTGAACCTGAATACTCTCGCTAATGCTCTTAAACCTGTTGTTCTTCCTGGCGAAGAGCTTGGCATCCAAGTTATCAAAGAAGGTAAGGACGAAAACCAAGGCATCGGCTATCTAGAAGATGGAACCATGGTAGTGATCGAGAACGGCGGACATTTGGTCGGTAAAGAAGTTAAGGTTACTGTGACTTCTATCATCCAAACTGCTGCCGGTAAGATGATCTTTACTAAGGCCAACGGAAACGGTGGTGGCGGCTCCGAGAAGGGAGACCGTAGTAATGAAAAAGAAAACCGCGGCAACAAGGGTGGTGATAGAGAAGATCGCAATCGCTATGACCGCCAAGACAGAGGCGGAGAGGATAGAGGAAACCGTAAGGATTTCCAAAATAAGAACCAAAATCGCGGAAACTACCAAGATAGAAGCGACAGAGGGGACGATTTCGGAAATCGTAAGGATTTCCAAGACCAACAACAGCAACAATAG
- a CDS encoding cytochrome c oxidase subunit 3 family protein, producing the protein MSTANHAGAGFHHAHHFDSAEHQYESSKQGIWLFLVTEILMFGGLFVGYSIYHSLYPQIFHAGSKQLSVTLGALNTVVLLFSSFTMALGINYVQRGLRNKAIIALAVTIACAGIFMVVKYFEYTHKFHVGTVPGKYAYEEELSPSGEKVTRVGALLAEASKLSVEEREHKLHLDETEYEHLTLLNNTKNWPLFFGFYFVMSGIHGLHVLAGAFLIFWVLLKVIRNKVGPEYYTPVEGVGLFWHVVDLIWIYLFPLLYLVG; encoded by the coding sequence ATGAGTACCGCTAATCACGCGGGTGCGGGTTTCCACCACGCTCATCACTTCGATAGCGCGGAGCACCAATACGAATCTTCTAAACAAGGGATTTGGTTATTCCTAGTAACAGAGATCCTGATGTTCGGGGGACTGTTTGTCGGATATTCAATCTACCATTCATTGTATCCTCAGATTTTCCATGCGGGAAGTAAGCAGCTTTCCGTTACTCTGGGAGCTTTGAACACAGTTGTTCTTCTCTTTAGTTCCTTTACCATGGCGTTGGGAATTAACTATGTGCAAAGAGGACTCAGAAACAAGGCAATCATCGCATTAGCGGTAACGATTGCTTGTGCCGGTATCTTCATGGTTGTGAAATACTTCGAGTACACTCACAAATTCCACGTAGGAACTGTTCCTGGCAAATACGCATACGAAGAAGAACTCAGTCCTTCTGGTGAGAAAGTCACTCGAGTAGGCGCTCTTCTTGCAGAAGCTTCTAAGCTTAGCGTAGAAGAAAGAGAGCATAAATTGCATCTCGATGAGACCGAATACGAGCATTTAACTCTTTTGAACAATACCAAGAATTGGCCTTTGTTCTTCGGATTCTATTTCGTAATGTCCGGTATTCACGGTTTGCACGTTCTTGCAGGAGCCTTCTTGATCTTCTGGGTGCTTTTGAAAGTAATCCGAAATAAAGTAGGTCCTGAATACTACACTCCGGTAGAAGGCGTGGGCCTTTTCTGGCACGTAGTCGACTTGATCTGGATTTACCTCTTCCCTCTACTCTATTTAGTGGGATAA
- the cyoE gene encoding heme o synthase, which translates to MKDFLSDWNQMIKPRVSSLVLATAIPGMYLGAPSSPSALLLFMTLFGTFLMSSASFIFNQALEKDRDAKMKRTANRPIPAGRISITTAVIVGFLMTGLAFGILYYFANLLTAICAFAALLAYVFLYTILLKPRTHQNIVIGGVAGCVGPLIGYAAVCNDLPLPAWILFLMIFLWTPAHFWALAIFLKEDYSDANFPMLPVVKGVKETGRSILFYTVLYVGSVFAFYWAEPSMGVLYMAASVILSISIIYLSIKLLRNPEPKFARGFFFFSILHLFLINILILVDHAISS; encoded by the coding sequence ATGAAAGATTTCCTTTCCGACTGGAACCAGATGATCAAGCCGAGAGTGAGTTCTCTCGTTTTAGCTACTGCAATTCCAGGAATGTATTTGGGAGCGCCTAGTTCTCCCAGCGCACTTCTTCTTTTCATGACCTTGTTCGGAACATTCTTGATGTCTTCTGCTTCCTTCATCTTCAACCAAGCTTTGGAGAAGGATAGAGACGCAAAGATGAAACGCACTGCGAATCGCCCAATCCCCGCAGGAAGGATCAGCATCACTACTGCAGTGATCGTAGGATTCTTGATGACCGGACTCGCATTTGGGATCCTGTATTATTTTGCAAATCTACTGACTGCGATCTGTGCGTTTGCAGCATTGCTCGCTTATGTTTTTCTTTATACGATCTTACTGAAACCTAGAACTCACCAGAACATCGTAATTGGCGGTGTCGCAGGCTGTGTAGGACCTTTAATCGGGTATGCCGCTGTTTGCAATGATCTTCCTTTGCCTGCTTGGATTCTGTTCTTAATGATTTTCTTATGGACTCCGGCTCACTTCTGGGCACTTGCAATTTTCTTAAAAGAAGATTACAGCGACGCAAACTTTCCTATGCTCCCGGTAGTTAAGGGTGTAAAGGAAACTGGACGCTCTATTCTATTTTATACTGTTCTCTATGTAGGTTCCGTATTCGCTTTCTATTGGGCCGAGCCTTCGATGGGTGTGCTTTATATGGCGGCTTCTGTGATTTTAAGTATCTCTATCATTTATCTTTCGATAAAGCTTTTGAGAAATCCGGAGCCTAAGTTTGCGAGAGGATTCTTCTTCTTTAGTATATTGCATCTTTTCCTGATCAATATACTGATCTTAGTGGATCACGCGATCTCTTCCTAA
- a CDS encoding cbb3-type cytochrome c oxidase subunit I translates to MSERNGNYLQYFKRTLSWLKTSDHKHIGFLYFITIISFFVLVGVYDLSSRLKLSSTDAQNYAGFYNRILFYYGIVILIATTIPGIFGNFILPTAIGAKNLIFPKLNLLSWCLFAIGLTAIVFALVSRNADYYSTLYTRYSEAGTDMRMIYLASGIFILCFSSFLNSLNFIITFHISKAPNVGLSKIPWRAWALYLSVIFQGIAIFSLVSIASLFLSDKNSLVGMFASGLVGDPKPIEYAFTLNFSPFVLYSMLLPAVCLISELILAYSRKLIFGFIATAYSFSVIVGTLVFVWIRYKFGSGKSDFTNILFSLIFIFVGIVIAIWLFQRIVLRFRKNMRFDSPVLFANGFIFLCVIGGLVEIYNYFISIQTEVHLHDTYIVANHSFYIVIGGTVMALMGSFVYYFQEVTHKIYSDLLGKISWLFIFSGFNINFFSQFISNLETPGTNHNYQPRFMELDQVSAFGFWLIGIGLLVSLIGAMQALLAGKQAETNL, encoded by the coding sequence ATGAGCGAGCGAAACGGTAATTACCTACAGTACTTTAAAAGAACTTTGTCCTGGCTTAAAACTTCAGATCATAAGCATATTGGATTTCTCTATTTTATTACGATCATAAGTTTCTTCGTATTGGTCGGAGTTTATGATCTTTCCTCTCGCTTAAAATTATCAAGTACGGATGCTCAGAACTACGCTGGTTTTTATAATAGAATATTGTTCTATTATGGAATTGTTATACTGATTGCGACGACCATTCCAGGAATTTTTGGAAATTTTATTCTACCAACAGCGATTGGAGCTAAGAACTTAATTTTTCCGAAATTAAACTTATTGAGTTGGTGTTTATTTGCGATCGGGTTGACCGCGATCGTTTTTGCCCTCGTTTCACGAAATGCGGATTATTATTCGACATTGTATACTCGGTACAGTGAAGCCGGCACTGATATGAGAATGATTTACCTAGCTTCGGGGATATTTATTCTCTGTTTTTCTTCCTTCTTGAATAGTTTAAACTTTATAATAACCTTTCATATTTCAAAAGCACCTAATGTTGGACTAAGTAAAATTCCTTGGAGAGCTTGGGCGCTTTATCTCAGCGTAATTTTTCAAGGTATAGCAATTTTTTCTTTAGTGAGTATAGCTTCCTTGTTTCTTTCTGATAAAAATTCGTTAGTAGGAATGTTTGCCTCAGGATTGGTGGGAGATCCAAAGCCAATAGAATATGCGTTCACACTCAATTTTTCTCCCTTTGTTTTATATTCGATGCTTTTGCCGGCAGTCTGTTTGATTTCCGAGTTGATACTAGCTTATTCTCGCAAGTTGATTTTTGGATTCATTGCTACTGCGTATTCTTTTTCGGTGATTGTTGGAACTCTCGTCTTTGTTTGGATTCGTTACAAATTTGGATCTGGTAAATCAGATTTTACGAATATTCTTTTTTCTTTAATTTTTATCTTCGTCGGAATCGTGATAGCGATCTGGTTATTTCAACGGATTGTTTTAAGATTTAGAAAGAATATGCGATTCGATTCTCCTGTATTATTTGCAAATGGATTCATATTCTTGTGCGTTATCGGAGGTTTGGTAGAAATTTATAACTACTTCATATCGATACAAACTGAAGTTCATTTGCATGATACATATATTGTAGCAAACCATTCCTTTTATATCGTGATAGGCGGGACTGTAATGGCTTTGATGGGAAGTTTTGTTTATTACTTCCAGGAGGTTACTCACAAAATTTACAGCGATCTTTTAGGAAAGATTTCGTGGCTGTTTATCTTTTCCGGGTTCAATATTAACTTCTTCTCTCAATTCATTTCGAATCTGGAAACCCCTGGTACAAACCACAATTATCAGCCCCGATTTATGGAATTGGATCAAGTATCTGCTTTTGGATTTTGGCTAATTGGCATTGGACTTTTGGTAAGTTTAATCGGTGCAATGCAAGCTCTACTGGCTGGAAAACAGGCTGAAACGAATCTTTAA
- the ctaD gene encoding cytochrome c oxidase subunit I yields the protein MAHDQHNYLNHQKGIWSWLTTLDHKRIGIMYFIAIMSFFFLGGVFALLVRAELFTPGKTLFSADVYNRMMTYHGAIMVFMVIVPGIPAIFGNFVLPIMIGAKDVAFPRLNLMSWYMLMIGAAITGSTLFMQNVDTGWTFYTPYSSIKTGMGVIPMVLGVFIIGFSSILTGLNFIVTTHKLRAPGMTMTRIPLMVWALYSTAILQVLATPVLAITLLLLIAEKTLGVGIFDPQLGGDPVLFQHFFWFYSHPAVYIMILPAMGVVSELVATFSRKTIFGYTAIAYSSLAIAGVSFLVWGHHMFVSGQSEFAGVLFSFITMLVGVPTAIKLFNWIATMYKGSIRLDSPMLFAIGFMFLFTIGGLTGVYLASTGIDIHFHDTYFVVAHFHYVMVGGTLMALMGALIYWFPKVTGKLYNDTIGRISWVFIFSGFNVTFFPQFILGNMGMPRRYYDYLPTFTELNQMSTFGSWLIGTGFLVGFFGVIFALLKGKEAGMNPFGGKTLEWTIPSPPPHENFDKTPVLTGGPYEYR from the coding sequence ATGGCCCACGATCAACATAACTACCTGAATCACCAAAAGGGGATTTGGTCCTGGCTTACGACTTTAGATCATAAGCGTATCGGGATCATGTATTTTATCGCAATCATGAGCTTCTTCTTTTTAGGAGGGGTCTTTGCACTTTTGGTTCGCGCTGAATTATTTACACCGGGGAAAACTCTTTTCTCTGCAGACGTTTACAATAGAATGATGACTTACCATGGAGCCATTATGGTGTTCATGGTAATCGTTCCAGGGATTCCTGCAATCTTCGGAAACTTCGTTCTACCGATCATGATCGGAGCGAAAGACGTTGCCTTCCCAAGATTGAACTTAATGAGCTGGTACATGCTGATGATCGGAGCTGCGATCACCGGTTCTACTCTGTTCATGCAAAACGTAGATACCGGTTGGACTTTCTACACTCCATACTCTTCTATCAAGACGGGAATGGGTGTGATTCCGATGGTTTTGGGAGTATTCATCATTGGATTCTCCTCCATTCTAACAGGTCTGAACTTCATCGTTACTACCCACAAGCTTCGCGCTCCTGGAATGACGATGACGAGAATTCCTCTGATGGTTTGGGCATTGTATTCCACTGCTATTCTACAGGTTCTCGCAACTCCAGTACTCGCGATCACTCTGCTTCTTTTGATTGCAGAAAAGACTTTGGGTGTTGGTATCTTCGATCCTCAATTGGGTGGAGATCCGGTTCTGTTCCAGCACTTCTTCTGGTTCTATTCTCACCCTGCGGTTTACATCATGATCTTGCCTGCGATGGGAGTGGTTTCCGAGTTGGTTGCTACATTCTCTCGTAAGACGATCTTCGGATATACCGCAATCGCTTACTCTTCCTTAGCGATCGCAGGAGTTTCCTTCTTGGTTTGGGGACACCACATGTTCGTGTCTGGACAATCCGAGTTTGCGGGAGTTCTGTTCTCTTTCATCACGATGCTTGTAGGTGTTCCTACTGCGATCAAGTTGTTCAACTGGATTGCAACCATGTATAAGGGAAGCATTCGCTTGGATTCTCCGATGTTGTTTGCGATCGGGTTCATGTTCCTATTCACCATCGGCGGTTTGACCGGAGTGTATCTGGCTTCTACCGGTATTGACATTCACTTCCACGATACTTACTTCGTGGTTGCTCACTTCCATTACGTGATGGTTGGAGGAACTTTGATGGCTCTTATGGGAGCCTTGATCTACTGGTTCCCTAAGGTTACCGGTAAGCTTTATAACGACACAATCGGAAGAATTTCCTGGGTATTCATCTTCTCCGGATTTAACGTAACTTTCTTCCCTCAATTTATTTTGGGAAATATGGGAATGCCTCGTAGATACTACGATTATCTTCCTACATTCACCGAGTTGAACCAAATGTCTACTTTCGGATCTTGGTTGATTGGAACCGGATTCTTGGTTGGATTCTTTGGAGTAATCTTTGCTCTCCTGAAAGGGAAAGAAGCAGGAATGAATCCTTTCGGAGGAAAAACTTTGGAGTGGACTATTCCTTCTCCTCCTCCACACGAAAACTTTGATAAGACCCCAGTACTGACCGGAGGGCCATATGAGTACCGCTAA
- a CDS encoding CarD family transcriptional regulator → MAGKKKQSGYDHGVGDYVVYPIHGVGEITEIAKKVILGKKKECYVMEIQGSKMKVMIPVDKAKQVGIRPIIDKKDIKKVINLLKKDEVDTEEDWKIRYQNNLNKIKSGSIFEVADVCRNLFRRANGKELSIMERKLYESAYNLVKMEVALSKGVSQEEAGNLVSDVLASTFAPGERVPVAAVDIDEE, encoded by the coding sequence TTGGCTGGCAAAAAGAAACAATCTGGCTACGATCATGGCGTAGGTGACTACGTCGTCTATCCGATCCACGGAGTAGGTGAAATCACCGAAATCGCTAAAAAAGTTATCCTGGGAAAGAAAAAAGAGTGCTACGTAATGGAAATCCAGGGTAGCAAGATGAAGGTTATGATCCCGGTCGATAAGGCTAAACAGGTTGGAATACGACCTATTATCGACAAGAAGGACATTAAGAAAGTAATCAATCTGCTCAAAAAGGATGAGGTCGATACTGAAGAGGACTGGAAGATCAGGTACCAAAATAACCTGAACAAAATTAAGTCCGGATCGATCTTCGAAGTGGCGGATGTGTGCAGGAATTTATTCCGTAGGGCAAACGGTAAAGAACTGTCCATCATGGAGCGTAAGCTCTACGAGAGTGCATACAATCTCGTAAAGATGGAAGTCGCCCTAAGCAAAGGTGTTTCTCAAGAAGAAGCGGGAAACCTAGTTTCAGATGTTTTAGCTAGTACATTTGCTCCGGGAGAAAGAGTTCCCGTAGCCGCAGTAGATATAGACGAAGAATAA
- the coxB gene encoding cytochrome c oxidase subunit II, with translation MNWFSFIPATSFMPVPATKESGDVDNLYIFLLVSGLISFIILIGGMVIFIFKYRRKTEDQKSAYITHNTLAEFLWSFIPFVIMMVIFAWGWNVFHDLRKVGVKGDVEVHVTARQWAWTFKYANGIEVNSPTGDKLEPNIPESTLLKPEIVVVPVGKTIRFILTSDDVLHSFYVPAFRNKMDAVPGRRTTFTFTPIEKGDFTVFCTEYCGTKHSNMMATIRVVDSEQFTAWQAAEIGKKAGAADAGPAQRGEALFKGSLGCSGCHSLDGSRIVGPSFKGLYGNKRDFADGSSVVADDAYIKQSILVPTAKVVAGFPPAMSSFQGRIKEDEIKDIIEFIKTLK, from the coding sequence ATGAACTGGTTCTCTTTTATTCCGGCGACAAGCTTTATGCCGGTTCCAGCGACTAAAGAATCGGGAGATGTGGATAATCTTTACATCTTTCTTCTTGTTTCGGGCCTTATCTCTTTTATCATTCTCATCGGGGGGATGGTAATATTCATTTTCAAGTATAGAAGGAAAACTGAGGACCAAAAAAGCGCGTACATTACGCACAATACTCTAGCTGAGTTTCTTTGGTCTTTTATTCCTTTTGTGATCATGATGGTCATTTTTGCTTGGGGATGGAATGTGTTTCACGATCTTCGCAAAGTCGGCGTAAAAGGCGACGTTGAAGTTCACGTAACAGCTCGTCAGTGGGCTTGGACTTTCAAATATGCGAATGGTATCGAGGTAAACAGCCCTACAGGCGATAAACTGGAGCCGAACATTCCTGAATCCACTCTCTTAAAACCTGAGATCGTAGTGGTTCCGGTAGGCAAAACCATCCGTTTTATCTTAACTTCCGATGACGTTCTTCATAGCTTCTATGTTCCTGCATTCCGAAACAAAATGGATGCGGTTCCTGGTAGAAGAACTACTTTCACTTTCACTCCGATTGAGAAAGGGGACTTCACTGTATTCTGTACTGAGTACTGCGGAACTAAGCACTCTAACATGATGGCTACGATTCGAGTGGTTGATTCAGAGCAATTCACAGCATGGCAAGCTGCCGAGATCGGTAAAAAAGCCGGAGCTGCGGATGCTGGTCCTGCGCAAAGAGGAGAGGCCTTGTTTAAAGGAAGCCTTGGTTGCAGCGGATGTCACTCTCTCGACGGTTCCAGAATTGTTGGTCCGAGCTTCAAGGGACTTTACGGCAATAAACGAGACTTTGCCGACGGATCTTCCGTAGTTGCCGACGATGCTTATATCAAACAATCAATCCTTGTTCCTACCGCGAAAGTCGTGGCTGGATTTCCTCCTGCGATGTCTTCCTTTCAAGGAAGGATCAAAGAGGACGAGATCAAGGATATCATCGAATTCATTAAGACCCTTAAATAG
- a CDS encoding COX15/CtaA family protein: protein MTASNYSHFGKFSRFLVIYTVLIFLNLLYGPLVRATDSGLACPDWPFCFGKVFPDFDFKIFMEVGHRFYSMFLGFILIGGTVWTASVKELRKPFLPYFIVGILLILSQATLGGLTVLWSLDPATVNLHLLNAILFLLCIFTATLKSIHLRNENRTNEFVSGNSLLKKEQIPLLVGVLLVFFQIILGGRVSSNYAGLACLEFPTCNGEWIPSVPEPKIQIQVQHRLGAYLVAFYLLIINLYGILREFSPKAKKYVRIAIVLLLIQIGLGVVNVYMKLPKLITAAHTGIAVLLFLSVYAIWLQRASELPKEKVA, encoded by the coding sequence ATGACCGCATCGAATTATTCTCATTTCGGAAAGTTTTCTCGCTTTCTTGTTATATATACAGTACTTATCTTTTTAAATCTTTTATACGGACCATTAGTAAGAGCAACTGATTCAGGTCTTGCTTGTCCTGATTGGCCTTTCTGCTTCGGAAAAGTTTTCCCGGATTTTGATTTCAAAATCTTTATGGAAGTCGGTCATAGATTTTATTCTATGTTCTTAGGTTTCATTCTGATAGGCGGGACTGTTTGGACTGCGTCTGTAAAAGAGTTACGCAAACCTTTCCTACCATATTTCATCGTTGGGATCTTATTGATCCTATCTCAAGCGACCTTAGGAGGACTTACTGTTCTTTGGTCCTTGGATCCTGCGACTGTGAATCTTCACTTGCTTAACGCGATCTTATTCTTACTCTGTATTTTTACCGCTACTTTGAAATCGATTCATTTAAGAAATGAGAATCGAACAAACGAATTCGTTTCCGGCAATTCTCTTCTGAAGAAAGAGCAGATCCCTCTTCTTGTGGGAGTTCTCTTGGTCTTCTTTCAAATCATCTTAGGAGGAAGAGTGAGTTCCAATTATGCAGGCCTTGCTTGTTTGGAATTTCCTACCTGCAACGGAGAATGGATCCCTTCCGTCCCAGAGCCTAAGATACAAATCCAAGTGCAACACAGACTCGGAGCTTATCTGGTAGCATTTTATCTTTTAATAATAAACCTTTATGGAATATTGAGAGAATTCTCTCCGAAGGCCAAAAAATACGTTCGGATCGCGATCGTTCTTCTTTTAATTCAAATCGGATTGGGAGTTGTGAACGTTTATATGAAGCTTCCGAAGCTGATTACTGCGGCCCATACTGGAATTGCTGTGCTTTTATTCTTATCTGTGTATGCAATTTGGTTGCAAAGGGCTTCCGAACTGCCCAAGGAAAAGGTAGCGTAA
- a CDS encoding SCO family protein yields MVSRNTPQRFQKVAAVLIFFLPFFSLLSYDSERVLPAHAVPPELEGVGLEEKLGNSIDTNLTFIDDEGKQVRIGDYLKEGKPLLLTLVYYRCPTLCNLYLNELSNALKELSWEVGKEFNYVAVSFDPKEKPDLAKQKKEVYVKDYGRGNGSGWSFLTGNDPEIKTLASSLGFTYKWNPYNDQWVHVSVAYVITPEGKISRYLKGIPVEERTLRLSLVEAGDGKIGDLTDRVALFCFQFDPSKNRYTLYAFNIMRVGGFLTVLVLAAFLFLFWKKQNSSSTV; encoded by the coding sequence TTGGTCTCTCGCAATACACCGCAGCGGTTTCAAAAAGTTGCTGCGGTTCTAATATTCTTCCTACCTTTCTTCTCCCTTTTATCTTATGATTCGGAAAGAGTTCTACCAGCTCATGCTGTTCCTCCCGAGTTAGAAGGAGTAGGCTTAGAAGAAAAGCTAGGTAACTCAATCGATACGAATTTAACCTTCATTGACGACGAAGGAAAGCAAGTTCGGATCGGAGATTATCTGAAAGAAGGCAAGCCTCTTCTTCTCACCTTAGTTTATTATAGATGTCCTACTCTTTGTAATCTTTATCTAAACGAACTTTCTAACGCTCTTAAAGAATTAAGTTGGGAAGTTGGTAAAGAATTCAACTATGTGGCCGTAAGCTTTGACCCGAAAGAAAAACCGGACCTCGCAAAACAAAAAAAAGAGGTTTATGTCAAGGATTACGGTAGAGGGAACGGAAGCGGTTGGAGCTTTCTAACAGGAAACGATCCCGAGATCAAGACACTTGCATCCAGTCTTGGTTTCACTTATAAATGGAATCCTTATAACGATCAATGGGTTCACGTATCCGTTGCGTATGTCATTACTCCCGAAGGAAAGATTTCACGATATTTGAAAGGAATTCCTGTGGAGGAGCGCACGCTTCGTTTGTCTCTTGTGGAGGCTGGAGATGGCAAAATCGGCGATTTGACCGACCGTGTTGCCCTTTTTTGCTTCCAATTTGATCCATCCAAAAATAGGTATACATTATACGCGTTCAATATCATGCGAGTCGGCGGTTTTCTCACCGTCCTCGTTCTTGCAGCGTTCTTATTCCTCTTTTGGAAGAAACAAAACTCGTCTAGTACAGTATAA